The following are from one region of the Terriglobia bacterium genome:
- a CDS encoding 2-hydroxy-3-oxopropionate reductase — protein MTRIGFIGLGIMGKPMAKNLLKAGFPLVVHNRSRAKVDELVKEGASGANSAKEAASNSDVIVTMLPNSPDVELVALGPGGIKEGAKRGQLLIDMSTINPIVSQKVAKEMAAAGVAMVDAPVSGGEKGAIDGALSIMAGGEPQDFERALPIFNAMGKTITHMGPLGAGGFTKLANQIIVAINLTAIGEALVFGAKAGVDPQKMIRALSGGLAGSKCLDQKSEKILNGDFAPGFKVDLHAKDLSLIQDAARSIGVPIPTAALVEQFFAALRVRGRGGFDHSGVITLFEDLAEVQVRRKP, from the coding sequence ATGACGCGGATCGGATTTATCGGGCTGGGCATCATGGGGAAACCCATGGCGAAGAACCTTCTTAAAGCGGGCTTTCCGTTGGTCGTTCATAACCGCAGCCGCGCCAAAGTCGACGAACTCGTCAAAGAAGGCGCCAGCGGAGCGAATTCGGCGAAGGAAGCCGCTTCGAACAGCGACGTCATCGTCACCATGTTGCCCAATTCTCCCGATGTGGAGCTCGTCGCGCTTGGCCCCGGCGGCATCAAAGAAGGCGCCAAACGCGGGCAGCTTCTGATCGACATGAGCACGATCAATCCGATCGTCTCTCAAAAGGTCGCCAAGGAAATGGCCGCAGCAGGCGTTGCCATGGTCGACGCTCCGGTGAGCGGCGGTGAAAAAGGCGCCATTGACGGCGCTTTGTCGATAATGGCGGGAGGAGAACCTCAGGACTTCGAGCGCGCTCTGCCGATCTTCAACGCGATGGGAAAAACCATCACTCATATGGGACCGCTCGGCGCCGGCGGATTCACCAAGCTTGCGAATCAGATCATTGTCGCGATCAATCTGACCGCGATCGGCGAAGCGCTGGTGTTCGGCGCCAAAGCGGGAGTCGATCCGCAAAAAATGATTCGCGCATTGTCCGGCGGCCTGGCCGGGAGCAAATGCCTCGACCAGAAATCGGAGAAGATTCTGAACGGCGATTTTGCCCCCGGCTTCAAAGTGGATCTTCATGCCAAGGATCTCAGCCTGATCCAGGACGCGGCGCGCTCCATCGGCGTGCCGATCCCGACCGCCGCGCTTGTCGAGCAGTTCTTCGCCGCGCTTCGGGTTCGTGGCCGGGGTGGTTTCGATCATTCCGGGGTGATTACTCTTTTTGAGGACCTCGCCGAAGTTCAGGTCCGAAGGAAGCCATGA